A genome region from Hymenobacter tibetensis includes the following:
- a CDS encoding nucleoside permease — MNIKLRLIVLSFLQFFIWGSWLITIGAYWFQTKEWSGAQFGAIFSTMGIASIFMPSLMGIVADKYMNAEKLYGILHILGGIVLFTVPLVTDPGTMFWVMLLNMIFYMPTLALSIAVSYYVLKSRGGDVVRDYPPIRVWGTVGFIVAMWTVSLLGFEKSANQFYVASAAAILLGFYSFTLPKCPPTAKDTPSRSLIDVLGLKSFALLRDTKMLTFFLFAMLLGAALQLTNAYGDTFLHDFDKIPAYQDTVAVKYPAIIMSISQISETLFILAIPFFLRRFGIKQVMFFSMIAWVLRFGLFAYGNPGDGLWMIILSCIVYGMAFDFFNISGSLFVESQTAPSIRASAQGLFMMMTNGFGAVLGSSLSGIIIQEYFTNADNTKDWHSIWITFALYALVIAVLFIILFKHEHNPQEVTSAHAEQHPQLAAE; from the coding sequence ATGAATATCAAGCTGCGACTTATTGTCTTGAGCTTTTTACAGTTCTTTATCTGGGGCTCGTGGCTGATAACCATCGGGGCGTATTGGTTTCAAACCAAAGAATGGTCGGGGGCCCAGTTCGGGGCCATTTTCTCGACCATGGGCATTGCCTCCATCTTTATGCCTTCCCTGATGGGCATTGTAGCCGACAAGTACATGAACGCCGAGAAGCTGTACGGCATCCTCCACATTCTGGGAGGCATCGTGCTGTTCACCGTACCGCTGGTTACGGATCCGGGCACCATGTTCTGGGTGATGCTGCTAAACATGATTTTCTACATGCCCACGCTGGCCCTTTCCATTGCCGTATCCTACTATGTGCTCAAAAGCCGTGGCGGCGACGTCGTGCGGGACTATCCGCCCATTCGGGTGTGGGGCACAGTGGGCTTCATTGTGGCTATGTGGACGGTTAGTTTGCTGGGCTTCGAGAAATCAGCCAATCAGTTCTACGTAGCTTCCGCGGCGGCTATCCTGCTGGGCTTCTACTCGTTCACGCTGCCCAAGTGCCCACCCACTGCCAAAGACACGCCAAGCCGCTCGCTTATTGATGTGCTGGGGCTGAAGTCATTTGCATTGCTGCGCGACACCAAGATGCTTACCTTCTTTCTGTTTGCCATGCTGCTGGGCGCGGCCTTACAGCTCACCAACGCCTACGGCGACACCTTCCTGCACGACTTCGACAAGATACCCGCCTACCAGGATACTGTGGCCGTGAAGTACCCTGCCATCATTATGTCCATCTCGCAGATTTCCGAGACGCTCTTTATCCTGGCCATTCCGTTCTTTCTGCGCCGCTTCGGTATCAAGCAGGTGATGTTCTTCAGCATGATTGCCTGGGTGCTGCGCTTCGGGTTGTTCGCCTACGGTAACCCCGGCGACGGCCTGTGGATGATTATCCTCTCCTGCATCGTGTACGGCATGGCCTTCGATTTCTTTAACATCTCCGGCTCGTTGTTCGTCGAAAGCCAGACGGCCCCTTCCATCCGGGCCAGTGCCCAAGGCTTGTTTATGATGATGACCAATGGCTTTGGGGCCGTGCTCGGCAGTTCGTTGAGCGGCATCATCATTCAGGAGTATTTTACCAACGCCGACAACACCAAGGACTGGCACAGCATCTGGATAACCTTTGCCTTGTATGCGCTGGTAATTGCGGTTCTGTTTATTATCCTCTTCAAACACGAACACAATCCGCAGGAAGTAACCAGCGCCCATGCGGAGCAGCACCCCCAACTAGCGGCCGAATAG
- a CDS encoding winged helix-turn-helix domain-containing protein translates to MAVPFEDLDPLLHSQLRLAVMSLLLSVREAEFNFLKEKTGATAGNLSTQISKLKDAGYLTMTKEFSGSYPLTRCAITPEGVKAFENYVSSLQRYLKPE, encoded by the coding sequence GTGGCCGTACCCTTTGAAGACCTCGATCCGCTGCTGCATTCACAGCTACGATTGGCGGTAATGTCACTCTTGCTGAGCGTGCGGGAAGCTGAATTCAACTTCCTGAAAGAGAAAACCGGAGCCACCGCCGGCAACCTCAGCACCCAAATCAGCAAGTTGAAAGACGCTGGCTACCTCACCATGACCAAGGAGTTCAGTGGCTCGTACCCGCTCACGCGCTGCGCCATTACGCCAGAAGGCGTCAAGGCTTTCGAGAACTACGTGAGTAGCCTGCAACGCTACCTCAAGCCAGAGTAG
- a CDS encoding tetratricopeptide repeat protein produces the protein MKKYLLLLALPVVLMPSRGMAQARGQNVLTGIQRQITWQTPADSLQLLAKNLNQLRSEKPNAFLNYWEAFTQYHLYFRAGKDEAQAQEALNKGIELLEAIPSKTTEHYALLSLLQGLNLKFASFLTVAFKAGTVKENAEKAVAMAPDNLRAHYASGINDFYTPKQYGGGKMAATHFLKAISLPDKLDPNPYAPNWGKADAYCYLVQAYQAAGKTDLARKYAAEGLSKYPDHARLQGLVAKL, from the coding sequence ATGAAAAAGTACTTGCTTCTGCTTGCTTTACCTGTGGTGTTGATGCCGAGCCGAGGAATGGCGCAAGCCCGGGGCCAGAATGTGCTAACTGGCATTCAACGCCAAATCACGTGGCAAACGCCCGCCGACTCGTTGCAGCTTCTTGCCAAAAACTTAAACCAGCTGCGCAGTGAAAAGCCGAATGCCTTCCTCAACTATTGGGAGGCTTTTACGCAATACCACCTGTATTTCCGGGCGGGTAAAGACGAAGCGCAGGCCCAAGAAGCCCTGAATAAGGGTATCGAGCTGTTGGAGGCTATTCCCAGCAAAACCACCGAGCACTACGCACTACTCTCGTTGCTACAGGGCCTGAACCTGAAATTCGCCAGCTTCCTGACAGTTGCCTTCAAAGCCGGGACCGTAAAGGAAAACGCTGAAAAGGCCGTGGCCATGGCGCCCGACAACCTGCGCGCCCACTACGCCAGCGGCATCAACGACTTCTACACGCCCAAGCAGTACGGCGGGGGCAAAATGGCGGCTACGCACTTCCTGAAGGCCATCAGCTTGCCCGACAAGCTTGACCCCAACCCTTATGCTCCCAATTGGGGCAAAGCCGATGCCTACTGCTACTTGGTGCAAGCGTACCAAGCTGCTGGAAAAACAGACTTGGCCCGCAAATACGCCGCCGAAGGCCTAAGCAAATACCCTGACCATGCGCGGCTCCAGGGATTAGTGGCTAAGTTATAG
- a CDS encoding carboxypeptidase-like regulatory domain-containing protein: MALHTSLRVRLLLHSLAVLCLTTTAALAQMPATIRGTVADQTTGDLLLGATVRVAGQPASATATDLDGAFAVPYTPTAQPDTLVVSYVGYRPFRVVLRGVPAAPIAVRLVPASGLTLAQVEVTAKRPIAEDFIVRELDYLTIVTNPAAAADPLLAVRTLPAATTLDESASISLRGSDPTQTGIYLNNVPVYDAVKFAQLTGIGTFGIFSVDLVKSVLVFPSNPPLEFGNAGAGLISLTTDEQRRDKFVQASLGLANSGVLVGRPVGERGMFKAYVNAQNGQLLRAVNPASFRQLTRFGLVDGGAHFATKIGEYGTFKAFGYGLSERYAYRPSAGSPEAYRYRNLRGFYTLSYEQAWPHADLALSHGLGNRRAEDALGNYRTTRRFADYYAAAHYRRYWFDALSTRVGVSYDERRLHLAGQFPVRRDDMSATAPTYAAAFGQGRTLWEAYQYTKFTRGPWVVGAGLRLNALPRPAQPGYGSAQLNMRRNLNIRSFLNLSGGQYTSFTSPDPVYYGFLRTRIRQVALDYSAGSASPDGAILTAAIYAKQERSVLRTNLLGAEVFGQRTFFKRLRADLAAATMHAAPTHYDAADPDARVLALAQRRYDVRFQLKSTLKLVGKWGELGAFAQYRAGAPFTPVLGTTPDPATGSLLPQYAGEVNADYLPNYFRADLTASKFIRRQTNGNTLVLYAVCSNILNIRNVSGYSYTPDYTQALPNYFQRRLLYFGVVKTWQ, encoded by the coding sequence ATGGCCTTACATACTTCGTTGCGCGTGCGGCTTTTGCTACATAGCCTAGCCGTGCTGTGCCTGACGACCACCGCCGCTCTGGCCCAAATGCCAGCTACTATTCGTGGCACAGTAGCTGACCAAACGACCGGCGACCTGCTGCTAGGCGCCACGGTGCGCGTGGCCGGCCAACCTGCTAGTGCCACCGCCACCGACTTGGACGGAGCTTTTGCGGTGCCCTACACGCCGACCGCCCAGCCCGACACGCTGGTGGTAAGCTACGTCGGCTACCGGCCCTTTCGGGTGGTGTTGCGTGGGGTGCCGGCGGCGCCCATAGCGGTGCGGCTGGTACCAGCCAGTGGCCTTACGCTGGCGCAAGTAGAAGTTACGGCCAAGCGACCCATAGCCGAAGACTTCATCGTGCGGGAGCTGGACTACCTAACTATCGTGACCAATCCGGCTGCCGCGGCCGATCCGCTGCTGGCGGTGCGGACGCTGCCCGCCGCTACCACCCTCGACGAGTCGGCGAGTATCAGCCTGCGCGGCTCCGACCCGACCCAGACTGGCATCTACCTCAACAACGTGCCCGTGTATGATGCCGTGAAGTTTGCGCAACTAACAGGCATCGGGACGTTTGGCATTTTTAGCGTCGATTTGGTGAAATCGGTGCTGGTGTTTCCAAGCAATCCGCCGCTGGAGTTTGGCAACGCCGGAGCGGGGCTCATTAGCTTAACTACCGATGAGCAGCGGCGCGACAAATTCGTGCAGGCCTCGCTAGGCTTGGCTAACTCCGGGGTGTTGGTAGGGCGGCCAGTAGGGGAGCGGGGCATGTTCAAGGCCTACGTGAATGCGCAAAACGGCCAACTGCTGCGAGCCGTAAATCCCGCTTCGTTCCGCCAGCTAACCCGGTTCGGGCTAGTAGATGGTGGTGCTCACTTTGCCACCAAAATAGGGGAGTACGGCACGTTCAAAGCGTTTGGCTATGGCTTGAGCGAACGGTATGCCTACCGGCCGTCCGCTGGCAGCCCCGAGGCGTACCGCTACCGCAACTTGCGCGGATTCTATACCCTCAGCTACGAGCAGGCCTGGCCCCACGCCGACCTTGCCCTAAGCCACGGCCTCGGCAACCGCCGTGCGGAAGATGCCCTCGGCAACTACCGCACCACCCGCCGCTTCGCCGACTACTACGCCGCTGCCCATTACCGCCGCTATTGGTTTGATGCCCTGAGTACCCGCGTCGGTGTGAGCTACGATGAGCGCCGCCTGCATCTGGCCGGTCAGTTTCCGGTGCGCCGCGACGACATGAGCGCCACTGCGCCCACGTATGCTGCCGCTTTCGGACAGGGCCGTACGCTGTGGGAGGCGTATCAGTACACTAAATTCACCCGAGGGCCTTGGGTGGTAGGGGCCGGGTTGCGCCTGAATGCGTTGCCACGCCCGGCACAACCGGGTTATGGCAGTGCCCAACTCAATATGCGCCGCAACCTGAACATTCGTAGTTTTCTGAACCTATCGGGTGGTCAGTACACGTCGTTCACTTCCCCTGACCCAGTATACTACGGCTTCCTGCGGACGCGCATCCGCCAAGTGGCTCTCGACTATTCCGCTGGTAGTGCCAGTCCTGATGGTGCCATCCTCACGGCGGCCATCTACGCCAAACAGGAACGCTCCGTGCTACGCACCAACTTGCTAGGGGCAGAGGTATTTGGGCAACGCACATTTTTCAAGCGCCTGCGCGCCGACTTGGCTGCTGCTACGATGCATGCCGCACCCACGCATTATGATGCCGCCGACCCCGATGCGCGTGTCTTGGCGCTAGCGCAACGCCGCTACGACGTGCGCTTTCAACTGAAAAGCACACTCAAGCTGGTAGGTAAGTGGGGCGAACTAGGCGCTTTTGCCCAGTACCGTGCGGGCGCGCCCTTTACGCCGGTGCTCGGCACAACGCCTGACCCTGCTACCGGGAGTCTGCTGCCGCAATATGCGGGGGAAGTCAACGCCGACTACCTACCTAACTATTTCCGGGCCGACCTAACGGCCAGCAAGTTCATTCGGCGCCAAACCAACGGCAACACCTTGGTACTCTATGCCGTGTGCAGCAATATTCTCAACATCCGCAACGTAAGCGGCTATTCTTACACCCCAGACTATACGCAGGCTCTGCCCAATTATTTTCAACGCCGCTTGCTGTACTTCGGGGTTGTGAAAACCTGGCAATAG
- a CDS encoding ArsR/SmtB family transcription factor, with translation MNTLLVAKSAGALSDKYRLSIVLALSRQESMPFADVQQLTGLSQPCVSHHLKILADCGLVQTHKCGRCVSVTLNRAAVGELATFLDGLR, from the coding sequence ATGAATACGCTACTCGTCGCCAAATCTGCTGGAGCCTTGTCCGATAAATATCGGCTGAGCATCGTGCTGGCGTTGAGCCGGCAGGAGTCTATGCCGTTTGCGGACGTGCAGCAGCTGACGGGCCTTTCGCAGCCTTGCGTTTCGCATCACTTGAAAATACTGGCCGATTGCGGACTGGTACAAACCCATAAATGTGGTCGGTGCGTGAGCGTTACTTTGAACCGGGCCGCCGTGGGAGAGTTGGCTACTTTTCTAGACGGTCTGCGCTAG
- a CDS encoding superoxide dismutase: MAFELPQLPYAYDALEPHIDAQTMEIHHTKHHQAYVTNLNNAIAGTELEGKSLEDLMQNIASAPAAVRNNGGGHWNHSLFWTILGPNGGGEPTGAVGEAITAAFGSYEKFKEEFTKAATTRFGSGWAWLCKQNDGSVKICSTPNQDNPLMPDSGCQGTPVLGLDVWEHAYYLKYQNRRPDYIAAFYNAINWDEVNKRFAAAA, translated from the coding sequence ATGGCTTTCGAACTGCCCCAACTGCCTTACGCTTACGATGCCCTGGAGCCGCACATTGATGCGCAAACCATGGAAATCCACCACACCAAGCACCATCAGGCCTACGTAACGAACCTGAACAATGCCATTGCAGGCACGGAGCTGGAAGGCAAGAGCCTCGAAGACTTGATGCAGAATATTGCATCGGCCCCGGCGGCGGTGCGCAACAACGGTGGTGGCCACTGGAACCACTCGCTGTTCTGGACCATTCTGGGCCCAAACGGTGGCGGTGAGCCAACCGGTGCTGTCGGTGAGGCCATCACAGCGGCTTTTGGTAGCTACGAGAAGTTCAAGGAAGAATTCACCAAAGCCGCTACTACGCGTTTCGGCTCGGGCTGGGCGTGGCTGTGCAAGCAGAACGACGGCTCCGTGAAAATCTGCTCGACTCCCAACCAAGACAACCCGCTGATGCCTGACTCCGGCTGCCAGGGTACGCCCGTATTGGGCCTCGACGTGTGGGAGCACGCCTACTACCTGAAGTACCAGAACCGTCGTCCCGATTACATTGCGGCTTTCTACAACGCTATTAACTGGGATGAAGTAAACAAGCGTTTCGCTGCGGCAGCCTAG
- a CDS encoding nucleoside deaminase, whose translation MALTVHSHEHYMREALKQARYALQEDEIPIGAVVVLDKQIIARAYNQTERLHDVTAHAEMLAITAAANHVGNKYLADCTLYVTVEPCVMCAGAAAWAQLRHVVYGADELKVGFRRYGNLLHPKAKLLRGVLAEECGALMQEFFARKRK comes from the coding sequence ATGGCCCTCACGGTACATTCTCATGAGCACTACATGCGCGAAGCCCTCAAGCAGGCGCGGTATGCCTTGCAAGAAGACGAAATACCAATTGGGGCAGTGGTGGTACTCGACAAACAGATTATTGCACGGGCGTACAACCAAACCGAGCGCCTGCACGACGTAACAGCGCACGCCGAAATGCTAGCTATAACGGCCGCGGCCAACCACGTCGGCAACAAGTACCTGGCCGACTGCACGCTCTACGTAACCGTGGAGCCTTGCGTGATGTGCGCCGGGGCCGCCGCCTGGGCCCAACTGCGCCACGTAGTGTACGGGGCCGACGAGCTAAAAGTGGGGTTTCGGCGGTATGGCAACTTGCTGCACCCCAAGGCAAAATTGCTACGAGGTGTGCTAGCCGAGGAGTGCGGCGCGCTGATGCAGGAGTTTTTCGCGCGCAAACGGAAATAA
- the aspS gene encoding aspartate--tRNA ligase — protein sequence MLRTHTCGELRPEHVGLTVTLCGWVQRTRDKGGISWIDLRDRYGLTQLTLEEGVESEEMRTLARQLGREFVLTVTGKVAERYSKNDKIPTGSIEIRVEKLEVLNPAKLPPFLIEDETDGGDDLRLKYRYLDLRRNTVRQNLMLRHRVAQATRRYLDGQEFIEVETPVLIKSTPEGARDFVVPSRMNPGEFYALPQSPQTFKQLLMVSGFDRYFQIVKCFRDEDLRADRQPEFTQIDCEMSFVEQEDILNTFEGLVQYLFREVKGVEIGTLSRMTYADAMRLYGNDKPDTRFAMQFVELNDVVKGHNFPVFEAAGLVVGICATGAASYTRKQLDELTEYVKRPQIGATGLVYARVEADGSVKSSVDKFYGQEQLQQWKAAFNAQPGDLLLVMAGDPNKTRKALSELRLEMGQRLGLRDKDTFSALWVVDFPLLEFIEEEGRYFAMHHPFTSPKPEDIALLDNPDTIGEVRANAYDMVINGVEVGGGSIRIHDRTVQARMFSLLGFSDEEAKAQFGFLLDAFEYGAPPHGGIAFGFDRLCSLFGGADSIRDFIAFPKNNSGRDVMIDSPSQISEAQLKELSIKTAVVRK from the coding sequence ATGCTCCGGACTCACACCTGCGGCGAATTGCGCCCCGAACACGTTGGTTTAACCGTAACGCTCTGCGGATGGGTGCAGCGCACCCGCGACAAAGGCGGCATTAGCTGGATAGACCTCCGCGACCGGTACGGTCTCACTCAGCTCACCTTGGAAGAAGGCGTTGAATCCGAGGAAATGCGCACGCTAGCTCGCCAGCTCGGTCGCGAGTTTGTGCTGACCGTAACTGGCAAAGTAGCCGAGCGCTATTCCAAAAACGACAAAATACCCACGGGTAGCATCGAAATTCGGGTCGAGAAGCTGGAAGTACTCAACCCCGCCAAGTTGCCGCCGTTCCTCATCGAAGACGAAACCGACGGTGGCGACGACCTGCGCCTGAAGTACCGCTACCTGGATTTGCGCCGCAACACGGTGCGTCAGAACCTGATGCTGCGCCACCGCGTGGCCCAGGCCACCCGTCGCTACCTCGACGGCCAGGAGTTTATTGAAGTGGAAACGCCCGTGCTCATCAAAAGCACGCCCGAAGGCGCCCGCGACTTTGTGGTGCCTTCCCGCATGAACCCCGGCGAGTTCTACGCGCTGCCCCAGAGCCCCCAGACCTTCAAGCAGCTGCTCATGGTCTCGGGCTTCGACCGATATTTCCAGATTGTAAAGTGCTTCCGCGACGAAGACCTGCGCGCCGACCGTCAGCCCGAATTCACCCAAATCGACTGCGAAATGTCGTTTGTGGAGCAGGAAGACATCCTGAACACGTTCGAGGGCTTGGTGCAGTACCTGTTCCGCGAGGTGAAAGGCGTAGAAATAGGTACGCTGTCCCGCATGACCTATGCCGACGCCATGCGCCTGTACGGCAACGACAAGCCGGACACGCGCTTTGCTATGCAGTTTGTGGAGCTGAACGACGTAGTGAAGGGCCACAACTTCCCGGTGTTCGAGGCGGCGGGCCTCGTAGTTGGTATTTGCGCTACGGGTGCGGCCAGCTACACCCGCAAGCAGCTCGATGAACTGACCGAGTATGTGAAGCGTCCGCAGATTGGTGCTACTGGCCTCGTGTATGCTCGCGTAGAAGCCGATGGCAGCGTGAAATCGTCGGTAGATAAGTTCTACGGCCAGGAGCAGCTCCAGCAGTGGAAAGCCGCTTTCAACGCCCAGCCCGGCGACTTGCTGCTGGTGATGGCCGGCGACCCGAACAAAACCCGCAAAGCGCTGTCGGAGCTGCGCCTGGAGATGGGCCAACGTCTCGGCCTGCGCGACAAGGATACCTTTTCGGCCCTGTGGGTGGTGGATTTCCCGCTGCTCGAGTTCATCGAGGAGGAAGGTCGCTACTTCGCTATGCACCACCCTTTCACTTCGCCCAAGCCCGAAGACATAGCCCTGCTCGACAACCCCGATACCATCGGCGAAGTACGCGCCAATGCCTACGACATGGTAATTAACGGCGTAGAAGTGGGCGGCGGCTCCATCCGTATCCACGACCGAACCGTGCAAGCCCGCATGTTCAGTTTGTTGGGGTTCTCTGATGAAGAAGCCAAAGCGCAGTTCGGCTTCCTACTCGACGCCTTCGAGTACGGCGCGCCACCGCACGGCGGCATCGCCTTCGGCTTCGACCGTCTGTGCAGCCTCTTCGGCGGCGCCGATTCTATCCGCGACTTCATTGCTTTCCCGAAGAACAACTCTGGCCGCGACGTCATGATTGATTCGCCTTCTCAGATTTCGGAAGCGCAGCTCAAAGAACTCAGCATCAAAACGGCGGTAGTAAGGAAGTAG
- a CDS encoding sensor histidine kinase — protein sequence MCVLLLLLRLQDSYAQAPAYFASPTPALAFRTLTTTNGLAENSVYAIVQDRRGFLWVGTQDGLSRYDGVGFRTFRNDARRPSSLGSNYVLALCQDSAGNLWAGTGGGLSCYNPRTNRFYTYRGGSTDSSGLTDNYVRTLLCDRQGQVWAGTETALHRFNPTTKRFTAFRHPASQASSIRYNAVRALAQDQAGTVWVGTGEGRVSRLDLVRGQLVVDPRLQPAGDITTLYADRLGGLWVGSSKGELRYLPAANGPIRSFKPNRKQLGSLPGGSIKTLFADHNGTLWVGTTEGLCRYQPATGTFSCVQHQPRNPNSLPENTVQALGQDRSGLLWVGTEAGLSCANLLPSAFGTLDMGAAGAVWAVTSDKRGMVWVGTEENGLLCYDPATGQRRQFRHDPADPGSVAQNHIRALRFDSRGRLWVGTQEQGLDCLEPGSSRFVHYRHNPADPSTIADDMILSVYEDPQGKLWVGTNGGGLSLLNPTTKRFTTFRHDPKDPNSLPNNYVRTTFQDRQGRIWMASGGGLARFEARSGRFTTFRADGRDPRSLNSNSVRCILQDKQGTLWVGTEGGGFSRVDDPEAGRFTTFREAQGLPNDVVYGIQEDVQGHLWLATNKGLARFAPATQQFLTFDERDGLLQNEFNAAACHRTAAGRFYFGGINGVVTFQPGAIRTNPTPPPVVLTGFRKFNRLVELPDTVITERRVLRLSPQDNVFSLEFAALNFQLPEKNRYAYQLQNFDAQWVPAGSRREATYTNLDPGTYTFRVIATNNDGIWNPRGVALNIVVDPPWHRTWWFQVGISWLIFGLLFLAYRVRVGQLLALERVRHGIARDLHDDMGSTLSSISILSQIARNHQRQQRPELAAAVLEQIGDSSRRMLDAMDDIVWAINPAHDSLDDVTARMRRFASEVLEARGIEFTFRADPSVQGLRLGMHARREFFLLFKEAVNNLAKYAECQHADILLVYQHGQLQLTVQDDGVGFDPHRPAQGGGNGLTNMYTRAAALSGKLTIDTAPGQGTILHLTMPLEA from the coding sequence TTGTGTGTTCTGTTGCTCTTGCTGCGGTTGCAGGACAGCTATGCCCAAGCGCCAGCGTACTTCGCGAGTCCAACGCCTGCCCTGGCTTTCCGGACGCTTACCACCACCAACGGCCTGGCCGAAAACAGCGTGTACGCCATCGTGCAAGACCGCCGAGGCTTTCTGTGGGTAGGCACTCAGGATGGGTTGAGCCGCTACGACGGGGTAGGCTTCCGAACTTTCCGCAACGATGCCCGCCGTCCCTCCAGCCTGGGCAGCAACTATGTGCTGGCACTCTGCCAAGACAGCGCCGGCAACTTATGGGCTGGCACGGGTGGCGGCCTTTCCTGCTATAATCCTCGCACCAACCGCTTCTATACGTACCGCGGAGGCTCCACCGACTCCAGCGGCCTCACCGACAACTACGTGCGCACCCTGCTATGCGACCGGCAAGGACAAGTGTGGGCGGGCACCGAAACTGCTTTGCACCGGTTCAACCCAACTACCAAGCGTTTCACTGCATTCCGGCATCCAGCGTCCCAAGCCAGCAGCATCCGCTACAATGCGGTGCGCGCCCTCGCTCAAGACCAGGCTGGCACCGTGTGGGTGGGTACCGGCGAAGGCCGAGTCAGCCGCCTCGATCTTGTCCGTGGCCAACTAGTAGTGGACCCTCGGCTGCAACCCGCCGGCGACATCACTACCCTGTACGCTGACCGGCTTGGCGGCTTGTGGGTAGGGAGCAGCAAAGGGGAGCTTCGCTATTTGCCTGCCGCCAACGGCCCCATTCGAAGTTTTAAACCTAACCGCAAGCAGTTGGGTAGCCTGCCAGGGGGCAGCATCAAGACGCTTTTCGCAGATCATAACGGCACCCTGTGGGTGGGCACCACCGAGGGCCTGTGCCGCTACCAACCCGCTACCGGCACCTTCAGCTGTGTGCAACACCAGCCTCGTAATCCGAATAGCCTACCCGAGAACACCGTGCAGGCGCTTGGCCAGGACCGCTCCGGCTTGCTGTGGGTGGGCACCGAAGCGGGGCTGAGCTGTGCCAATCTGCTCCCCAGTGCTTTCGGTACCCTTGATATGGGAGCTGCTGGGGCAGTATGGGCTGTGACTTCAGACAAGAGGGGCATGGTGTGGGTCGGTACGGAGGAGAACGGACTGCTTTGCTACGACCCCGCTACCGGCCAGCGTCGGCAGTTCCGCCACGACCCCGCCGACCCCGGCAGTGTGGCGCAGAATCACATCCGAGCCCTCCGCTTCGACTCACGTGGCCGCTTGTGGGTGGGCACCCAGGAGCAAGGCCTCGACTGTCTGGAGCCCGGTAGCTCCCGCTTTGTGCATTACCGGCACAATCCCGCCGACCCAAGCACCATTGCCGACGACATGATTCTGTCGGTGTACGAAGATCCGCAGGGCAAGCTGTGGGTAGGAACCAACGGTGGCGGCCTGAGCCTACTCAACCCTACCACCAAGCGCTTTACCACGTTTCGGCACGACCCTAAAGACCCCAACAGCCTGCCCAACAACTACGTGCGCACCACCTTTCAAGACCGCCAGGGCCGCATCTGGATGGCCAGCGGGGGCGGACTTGCCCGTTTTGAGGCTCGTTCCGGTCGTTTCACTACATTTCGAGCCGATGGGCGCGACCCGCGCAGCTTGAATAGCAATTCTGTGCGCTGCATACTGCAAGACAAGCAAGGTACCTTATGGGTAGGAACCGAAGGGGGCGGGTTTTCCCGAGTGGATGACCCCGAGGCTGGCCGCTTTACGACATTTCGAGAGGCGCAAGGATTACCCAACGACGTGGTGTATGGCATTCAGGAAGATGTGCAAGGTCACTTATGGTTGGCTACCAACAAAGGACTAGCCCGGTTTGCACCCGCTACCCAGCAGTTCCTTACGTTCGATGAGCGCGACGGCCTGCTGCAAAACGAGTTCAACGCGGCAGCCTGCCACCGCACGGCGGCTGGGCGTTTCTATTTCGGGGGGATAAACGGGGTGGTGACTTTTCAGCCCGGAGCCATACGCACCAATCCCACACCGCCTCCCGTCGTCCTGACTGGGTTTCGCAAGTTCAACCGGTTAGTAGAGCTGCCTGATACCGTCATTACCGAGCGGCGGGTGTTGCGTCTTTCGCCACAAGACAATGTGTTCTCGCTGGAATTTGCGGCGCTCAATTTTCAACTCCCTGAAAAAAACCGCTATGCCTACCAACTGCAGAACTTCGATGCGCAATGGGTGCCCGCTGGTAGTCGGCGCGAAGCCACGTATACCAACCTCGACCCCGGCACCTACACGTTCCGGGTAATAGCCACCAACAACGACGGTATCTGGAACCCGCGTGGGGTCGCGCTCAACATTGTGGTGGACCCGCCCTGGCACCGCACGTGGTGGTTTCAGGTGGGAATCAGCTGGCTTATATTCGGGCTGCTGTTCCTAGCGTACCGCGTTCGGGTGGGGCAGTTGCTAGCACTGGAACGAGTCCGCCACGGCATTGCCCGCGACCTGCACGACGACATGGGTTCCACGCTCAGCAGTATTTCCATTCTGAGCCAGATTGCCCGCAACCACCAGCGCCAGCAGCGCCCTGAACTGGCAGCTGCCGTGCTAGAGCAAATCGGGGATTCTTCGCGCCGCATGCTCGATGCCATGGACGATATCGTGTGGGCCATCAATCCCGCTCATGATTCCTTGGACGACGTAACCGCCCGCATGCGCCGGTTTGCCTCGGAGGTGCTGGAAGCGCGGGGTATCGAATTCACATTCCGCGCCGACCCCTCGGTGCAAGGGCTTCGGCTGGGCATGCACGCCCGCCGTGAGTTTTTTCTGCTCTTCAAAGAAGCCGTAAACAACTTGGCTAAGTATGCCGAGTGCCAGCACGCCGATATTTTGCTCGTTTACCAGCATGGGCAGCTGCAACTCACCGTGCAGGACGACGGGGTAGGCTTCGACCCGCATAGGCCTGCCCAAGGTGGTGGCAACGGCTTAACCAACATGTACACCCGTGCAGCGGCTCTCTCCGGAAAGCTCACCATCGACACGGCTCCTGGCCAGGGCACCATTCTGCACCTTACCATGCCGTTGGAAGCCTAA